The Crocosphaera subtropica ATCC 51142 genome includes a window with the following:
- a CDS encoding cation:proton antiporter, with product MFEPYSDWAILSIFVVIYSLVGGRIRRTWISDAMVFVFMGLLLGPFGLGMLQFDVTSENLKTVTELTLALILFNDAANANTKVLKQSLRLPWRLLALGLPLTILLGFALSTLLFPQFSPVEAGLLAVMLAPTDAALGKAVVSNPKIPDNIREDLNIESGLNDGICVPLLFALLAITTGENLERSPLELVAILFTEEIGIGLLVGVSFAVITNQLREFFIARNWIEHHWQPVMAIALALGCFSTAQHFGGSGFIACFVGGLMFGIILKRGKEELLIASEAVGDNLSLITWVAFGSSLVMLAVRQQTWQTFLYAVLSLTVIRMLPVFLVLFGMELDKWTKLLVGWFGPRGLASVVFAVFIFDAKLPHSSEIVIIAITTIMLSILAHGLTANPLVNLYGKWINK from the coding sequence ATGTTTGAACCCTATTCCGATTGGGCAATTCTTTCAATTTTTGTCGTAATTTATAGTTTAGTGGGTGGACGCATAAGACGCACTTGGATTTCTGATGCAATGGTTTTCGTCTTTATGGGATTATTACTCGGTCCATTTGGACTGGGAATGCTTCAATTTGATGTCACCTCAGAAAATCTAAAAACGGTGACCGAATTAACCCTGGCCTTAATTCTCTTTAACGATGCAGCCAACGCTAATACCAAAGTGTTAAAACAGAGTTTACGTTTACCTTGGCGACTGTTAGCATTGGGATTACCCTTAACCATTTTGCTAGGGTTCGCACTCAGTACCCTTCTCTTCCCTCAATTTAGCCCCGTAGAAGCGGGTTTATTAGCGGTGATGTTAGCCCCTACAGATGCAGCGTTAGGAAAAGCCGTGGTAAGCAACCCCAAAATCCCTGACAATATTCGGGAAGACCTTAATATTGAAAGTGGATTAAATGACGGTATTTGTGTTCCTCTCTTATTTGCTTTACTGGCTATTACGACAGGAGAAAACCTAGAAAGGAGTCCCCTGGAATTAGTGGCTATTCTATTTACTGAAGAGATTGGCATTGGTTTATTAGTGGGGGTTAGTTTTGCTGTTATTACTAACCAATTGCGAGAATTTTTTATTGCACGAAATTGGATTGAACATCACTGGCAACCGGTGATGGCGATCGCCTTAGCATTGGGATGTTTTTCTACTGCGCAACATTTTGGAGGCAGTGGATTTATCGCTTGTTTTGTAGGGGGACTAATGTTTGGTATTATCTTAAAACGAGGAAAAGAAGAACTATTAATAGCATCTGAAGCGGTAGGGGATAACCTTTCTTTAATTACTTGGGTTGCCTTTGGTTCATCGTTGGTAATGTTAGCAGTGCGTCAACAAACTTGGCAAACTTTTCTTTATGCGGTTTTAAGTTTAACAGTGATTCGGATGCTTCCAGTTTTTCTGGTTTTATTTGGGATGGAATTAGATAAATGGACTAAACTTTTAGTGGGTTGGTTTGGTCCGAGGGGGTTGGCTAGTGTTGTGTTTGCGGTTTTTATTTTTGATGCTAAATTACCCCATAGTTCCGAAATTGTCATCATTGCTATTACGACAATTATGTTAAGTATTTTAGCTCATGGTTTAACCGCTAATCCTCTGGTTAATCTTTATGGAAAGTGGATAAATAAATGA
- a CDS encoding mechanosensitive ion channel family protein gives MKNLKLVKLDAQRIKKLMLSISRLIIIFIVSLTLTLTWTTQSFGQISLFSQPSNETNSQTGPWDLNQAYTCGKFWCSDVYIHDDIRDSKNILLTPELTLATLKKLNQSSTEATQLLEKRAKVIEQTFNRIVNNIIITKISSKPPIIKPLKFWKPAALPKFLHPNPIKPLHPCTPKIKIGIKNNQTVIFIDEQLDVDIASQSIITVTEIDATANGKTIEDLAKTWQNTIELSFSNAFWGYEFDRQYPQARLVMSSIAMGIALLLIMFIELLRTWLRRWDNGLRQKLKNLTESITVKPEASTPTNLKAENNNDCLTEQNSRPDKSHKKRSKLSFWLTRILNFIKKVIKKNKWLYGRLSRSQQKIILQKQSLIKQERNFAQLLLRISFILQILSLMSGFVVITLIFRDIRFLSVFLLRETLNIIFLWIGLTLLDKIGDFMIDYYLNRWANQAQIFDPTSNRYTLRINTYSVVLKQATTFITIILGIYGTLWLIGLKPSVLAGAGILTVALAFLSRNLLEDMLNGVLILSTDRYAIGDVIDVGEGMGGLVENINLFVTSLRNLDGQVIAIPNSKISTVINNTKEWSRVNFTIKIAWNEDIKRAIDVMNQVANQMQNEPEWGSKILEPMEVLGIDEVSHEGILIHVLIKTQPSEHWGIGREFRLRVKQAFDEMDISLGIPHRKIV, from the coding sequence ATGAAAAATTTAAAATTAGTAAAACTTGATGCTCAACGAATTAAAAAACTAATGTTATCTATCTCTAGGTTAATTATCATTTTTATTGTGAGTTTAACCTTAACTTTAACCTGGACAACTCAGAGTTTTGGACAAATTAGCTTATTTTCTCAACCCTCTAACGAAACCAATAGTCAAACCGGCCCTTGGGATCTTAACCAGGCCTATACCTGTGGAAAATTTTGGTGTAGTGATGTTTATATTCATGATGATATCCGAGACAGTAAAAATATTTTATTAACACCAGAATTAACCTTAGCTACCCTCAAAAAACTAAATCAGTCTAGTACAGAAGCCACTCAATTATTAGAAAAAAGAGCTAAAGTCATCGAGCAAACTTTTAATAGAATTGTTAATAATATTATTATTACGAAAATTAGTTCTAAACCTCCTATTATTAAACCTTTGAAATTTTGGAAACCGGCCGCACTACCAAAGTTTTTACATCCTAACCCTATCAAACCCCTTCATCCTTGTACACCCAAGATAAAAATTGGTATCAAAAATAATCAGACTGTTATTTTTATTGATGAGCAATTAGATGTAGATATTGCTTCACAATCAATTATTACTGTAACCGAGATAGATGCCACAGCTAATGGAAAAACCATTGAAGATTTAGCAAAAACTTGGCAAAATACGATTGAACTCTCTTTTAGTAATGCCTTTTGGGGATACGAATTTGACCGCCAATATCCTCAAGCAAGATTAGTAATGTCTAGTATTGCTATGGGAATAGCGTTACTATTAATTATGTTCATTGAATTGCTCAGAACTTGGTTGAGAAGATGGGATAATGGACTTAGACAAAAACTAAAAAACTTAACAGAATCTATAACAGTTAAACCAGAAGCATCTACCCCAACTAATCTTAAGGCTGAGAATAATAATGATTGTTTAACAGAACAGAATAGCCGACCTGATAAATCTCACAAAAAGCGAAGCAAATTATCTTTTTGGTTGACTCGAATTTTAAATTTTATCAAAAAAGTAATTAAGAAAAATAAATGGTTGTATGGTCGCTTATCTCGTTCCCAACAAAAGATCATATTACAGAAACAAAGTCTAATAAAACAAGAAAGAAATTTTGCTCAACTCTTACTGAGGATATCTTTCATTTTGCAAATACTGAGCTTAATGTCTGGTTTTGTTGTTATTACCTTAATCTTTCGGGACATTCGTTTTTTATCCGTTTTTCTTCTAAGAGAAACGCTTAATATAATATTCTTATGGATAGGGTTAACGCTTCTCGATAAAATAGGTGATTTTATGATTGACTATTATTTGAATCGTTGGGCTAATCAAGCTCAAATCTTTGATCCAACTTCTAATCGTTACACCCTGAGAATTAATACTTATTCAGTCGTGCTTAAACAAGCCACCACGTTTATCACAATTATCTTAGGTATTTATGGCACTTTATGGCTCATTGGACTTAAACCTTCTGTTTTAGCAGGGGCAGGTATTTTAACAGTAGCTCTTGCGTTTTTATCCCGTAATCTATTAGAAGATATGCTTAATGGTGTTCTTATTTTATCTACTGATCGCTATGCTATTGGAGATGTGATTGATGTAGGTGAAGGTATGGGAGGTTTAGTGGAAAATATTAATTTATTTGTTACGTCTTTGCGTAATCTTGATGGGCAAGTGATCGCTATTCCTAATAGTAAGATCAGCACTGTCATTAATAATACAAAGGAATGGTCAAGGGTAAACTTTACCATCAAAATTGCTTGGAATGAAGATATTAAAAGAGCTATTGATGTGATGAATCAAGTAGCTAATCAAATGCAAAATGAACCAGAATGGGGCAGCAAAATTTTAGAACCAATGGAAGTATTAGGGATAGATGAAGTGTCTCATGAAGGGATTTTGATTCATGTATTAATTAAAACCCAACCCAGTGAACATTGGGGAATTGGTCGAGAATTTCGACTACGAGTCAAACAAGCTTTTGACGAAATGGATATTTCTTTGGGAATTCCCCATCGTAAAATTGTATGA
- a CDS encoding DegT/DnrJ/EryC1/StrS family aminotransferase has translation MPVNTIPPVDLVRQYKLISDEIDSAVLEVVRSGRYIGGAVVSDFEEQLAQYVGSSYCVGCNSGTDALYLALRALNIGAGDEVITTPFTFIATAETISLVGAKPVFVDIERDTFNINVEAIEAAITPQTKAIIPVHLFGQPVNMTRLMAIAQKHNLYVIEDCAQGTGAKWGDDMVGSVGHMGCFSFFPTKNLGTCGDGGAVTTNDQAIAQIMGVIKEHGSAQRYYHDVVGINSRLDSIQAAILQVKLRYLDQWNEQRREIAQRYHQLLNLVPGIQLPQEIKGGYHVWNQYTILVENKSNQETTTRDNLRQKLQEQGIISMIYYPIPLHLQKVYQNLGYQRGDFPVTEQAAQEVLSLPMFPDLSPEEQERIAYALKDFCR, from the coding sequence ATGCCAGTGAATACCATTCCCCCTGTTGATTTAGTTCGTCAATATAAGCTGATTAGTGACGAAATTGATAGTGCTGTTCTCGAAGTAGTTCGTTCCGGTCGTTATATTGGCGGTGCGGTGGTAAGCGATTTTGAGGAGCAGTTAGCTCAATATGTCGGTAGTTCCTACTGTGTTGGTTGTAACTCAGGGACTGACGCACTTTATTTAGCCTTACGGGCTTTAAATATTGGTGCAGGGGATGAAGTGATTACCACACCCTTCACTTTCATTGCTACTGCTGAAACCATTAGTTTAGTAGGAGCCAAACCCGTTTTTGTGGATATTGAACGGGACACTTTCAATATCAATGTCGAAGCCATAGAAGCAGCCATTACCCCGCAAACCAAAGCCATTATACCTGTCCACCTCTTTGGCCAACCCGTCAACATGACCCGTTTAATGGCCATTGCTCAAAAACATAACCTCTATGTAATCGAAGACTGCGCCCAAGGGACTGGGGCAAAATGGGGAGATGATATGGTGGGGAGTGTGGGACATATGGGTTGTTTTAGCTTTTTTCCGACGAAAAATTTAGGAACTTGTGGGGATGGTGGTGCCGTTACTACCAATGATCAAGCGATCGCCCAAATTATGGGAGTCATCAAAGAACACGGTTCAGCACAACGCTATTATCATGATGTGGTGGGTATTAATAGCCGTCTCGACAGCATCCAAGCAGCGATTTTGCAAGTCAAATTACGTTATCTTGATCAATGGAATGAGCAGAGAAGAGAAATTGCTCAACGGTATCATCAACTCTTAAATCTCGTTCCAGGTATACAACTTCCCCAAGAAATTAAAGGAGGTTATCATGTCTGGAATCAATATACCATTTTAGTTGAAAATAAAAGTAATCAAGAAACAACAACTAGAGATAACCTGAGACAAAAACTACAAGAACAAGGAATTATCTCTATGATTTATTATCCTATTCCCTTGCACTTACAAAAAGTGTATCAAAATTTAGGATATCAAAGAGGAGATTTTCCTGTTACTGAACAAGCTGCTCAGGAAGTATTATCTTTACCCATGTTTCCTGATCTTTCCCCTGAAGAACAAGAACGAATTGCTTATGCTTTGAAAGATTTTTGTCGTTAA